A DNA window from Daucus carota subsp. sativus chromosome 3, DH1 v3.0, whole genome shotgun sequence contains the following coding sequences:
- the LOC108204181 gene encoding uncharacterized protein LOC108204181, which produces MDKSWISKDRDSLDFKIGAEEFLSFAEENSKDPKRIPCPCCRCVNFKKFSTKIIRGHIYDYGFSLGYVDWIWHEDNAARRTRSSVGGTHPASDQHTEHFAASETVEVCEAAFNASEYDKDSYDFRRFVVDAEQSLFEGSECTKLQSMIKLHSWKASFGISDTAITELLSPVGSFLPKDHLLPPNSYEAKKTLSDLGLEYIKIDAYPNDCVLYRGIHSDASECPNCKLSRWKVGKNGELRIKVLAKIMWYFPIIPRFKRLFKSPSTAALMTWHANQRIIDDKMRHPADSPSWKNIDYRWPAFGNEP; this is translated from the coding sequence ATGGATAAGTCGTGGATATCGAAAGACAGAGATTCGTTAGATTTTAAAATAGGTGCTGAAGAATTCTTGAGTTTTGCGGAAGAAAATAGTAAAGATCCTAAACGAATTCCTTGTCCATGTTGTCGATGCGTCAATTTCAAAAAGTTCTCAACCAAAATAATAAGGGGACATATCTATGATTATGGATTTAGTTTGGGCTATGTTGACTGGATTTGGCACGAAGATAATGCTGCTAGGCGTACTAGGTCATCCGTAGGCGGTACACATCCCGCTTCGGACCAACACACGGAGCATTTTGCTGCATCTGAAACCGTTGAGGTCTGTGAAGCGGCGTTTAATGCGAGTGAGTACGATAAGGATTCTTATGATTTTAGGAGGTTTGTGGTTGATGCCGAACAATCATTGTTTGAGGGCAGCGAGTGCACCAAGTTACAGTCGATGATAAAATTGCACAGTTGGAAAGCTAGTTTCGGGATTAGCGATACTGCCATCACTGAGCTGCTGTCTCCAGTTGGCTCTTTCCTTCCGAAAGATCACCTACTGCCTCCTAACTCATATGAAGCGAAGAAAACTTTATCCGATTTAGGCCTTGAGTACATTAAAATCGACGCCTACCCGAATGACTGTGTACTGTACAGGGGCATACATTCTGATGCCTCTGAGTGTCCTAATTGCAAGTTGTCTCGCTGGAAAGTAGGGAAGAATGGTGAACTTAGGATTAAAGTCCTAGCCAAAATCATGTGGTATTTTCCAATCATTCCGAGATTTAAACGGCTGTTTAAATCTCCTTCTACTGCAGCACTCATGACTTGGCATGCAAACCAGCGCATAATTGATGACAAAATGCGACATCCGGCAGACTCTCCGTCTTGGAAGAATATCGATTACCGCTGGCCAGCCTTTGGCAATGAACCTTGA